The Paracoccus sp. MC1862 genome includes a window with the following:
- a CDS encoding ABC transporter ATP-binding protein, with protein MVTPAPAPPAIELRGISKAFGPVQANRDISLVVPSGTIHGIVGENGAGKSTLMSILYGFYRPDAGQIMVGGRDAGITDSQSAIRAGIGMVFQHFKLVPNFTVVENVILGAEDGALLAPSVTRARKELRRLAAEYQLNVNPDAVVETLSVGHQQRVEILKALYRQADILILDEPTGVLTPAEADHLFRILKGLRDRGKTVILITHKLREIMEITDNTSVMRRGEMVATVPTRETSPEALAELMVGRKVLLRVDKAPAAPGAPVLELGGLRMVDRAGVERLRGIDLTVRAGEILGIAGVSGNGQTQLLDILGGYPEAGAQVTGTARVAGRPLALSGTDARARRQLGIANIPEDRQAEGLVMEFSAWENTVLGHHREGGALMDNVAIRSKAAAKMERFDVRPRDPDLPARNFSGGNQQKIVVAREIESRPILLLVGQPTRGVDIGAIEFIHRRLIELRDAGAAILLVSVELDEIMALSDRIAVMFDGRIMGERLPDRTSAAELGLLMAGASPSGIPPETGQPGVPDVPEPGPTKGMI; from the coding sequence ATGGTCACCCCGGCCCCCGCGCCGCCCGCGATCGAGCTGCGCGGGATCTCCAAGGCCTTCGGGCCGGTGCAGGCCAACCGCGACATCAGCCTGGTCGTGCCCTCGGGCACGATCCACGGCATCGTGGGGGAAAACGGCGCGGGCAAGTCCACGCTGATGTCGATCCTTTACGGCTTCTACCGGCCGGACGCGGGGCAGATCATGGTCGGCGGGCGCGACGCCGGGATCACCGACAGCCAGTCGGCGATCCGGGCGGGGATCGGCATGGTCTTCCAGCATTTCAAGCTGGTGCCCAACTTCACGGTGGTCGAGAACGTCATCCTCGGGGCCGAGGACGGGGCGCTGCTGGCGCCTTCGGTGACGCGGGCGCGCAAGGAGTTGCGGCGGCTCGCGGCGGAATACCAGTTGAACGTGAACCCCGATGCGGTGGTGGAAACCCTGTCGGTCGGCCACCAGCAGCGGGTGGAAATCCTCAAGGCGCTGTACCGGCAGGCCGACATCCTGATCCTCGACGAACCGACAGGCGTGCTGACCCCGGCCGAGGCGGACCACCTGTTCCGCATCCTCAAGGGCCTGCGGGATCGTGGCAAGACGGTGATCCTGATCACCCACAAGCTGCGCGAGATCATGGAGATCACCGACAACACCAGCGTCATGCGGCGCGGCGAGATGGTGGCGACGGTGCCCACACGCGAAACCTCGCCCGAGGCGCTGGCCGAACTGATGGTCGGCCGCAAGGTGCTGCTGCGGGTGGACAAGGCACCTGCCGCGCCGGGCGCGCCGGTGCTGGAACTGGGCGGGCTGCGGATGGTGGACCGGGCGGGGGTGGAGCGGCTGCGCGGCATCGACCTGACGGTGCGGGCGGGCGAGATCCTCGGGATCGCGGGCGTCAGCGGCAATGGGCAGACGCAGCTTCTGGACATTCTTGGGGGCTATCCCGAGGCGGGTGCGCAGGTCACGGGCACCGCCCGGGTCGCGGGCCGTCCCCTGGCGCTTTCCGGCACCGACGCCCGGGCGCGGCGTCAGTTGGGGATCGCCAATATCCCCGAGGACCGGCAGGCCGAGGGACTGGTGATGGAGTTCTCGGCCTGGGAGAACACGGTCCTCGGCCACCACCGCGAGGGCGGGGCGCTGATGGACAACGTCGCCATCCGCAGCAAAGCCGCCGCCAAGATGGAGCGTTTCGACGTCCGCCCCCGCGACCCCGACCTGCCCGCCCGCAATTTTTCCGGCGGCAACCAGCAGAAGATCGTGGTCGCACGTGAAATCGAGAGCCGCCCGATTCTGCTGCTGGTGGGCCAACCGACGCGGGGCGTGGACATCGGCGCCATCGAGTTCATCCACCGCCGCCTGATCGAACTGCGCGACGCCGGCGCCGCGATCCTGCTGGTCTCGGTGGAACTGGACGAGATCATGGCGCTCAGCGACCGCATCGCCGTCATGTTCGATGGCCGCATCATGGGCGAGCGGCTGCCCGACCGGACCTCGGCCGCCGAACTGGGGCTGCTGATGGCGGGAGCCTCGCCCTCGGGCATCCCGCCCGAGACAGGCCAGCCGGGTGTTCCTGATGTCCCTGAACCCGGGCCCACCAAGGGGATGATCTGA
- a CDS encoding BMP family protein, which yields MTLTLRLASAALALSTAAAWAEPALVFDLGGKFDKSFNEAAHIGATRWKEETGGSYKELEMQSEAQREQALRRLAESGLNPIVTTGFAFGEVLNKVAPDYPDTRFVIIDTVVDQPNVQSNVYAEPEGSYLAGILAGMASQTGTVGFIGGMDIPLIHKFRCGYAEGFKSVRPDGKVITNFTGTTPAAWNDPVKGGELARAQKAQGADVIYAAAGGTGIGVLQAAADEGILSIGVDSNQNHLHPGKVLTSMVKRVDNSVYEAFTAGEAVEPGVKLMDLKADGVGLAMDENNAPLITPEMTAAVEEAKAKIIAGEIVPHDYMTDNACPAD from the coding sequence ATGACCCTGACCCTTCGCCTGGCGAGCGCCGCGCTGGCGCTGTCTACCGCCGCCGCCTGGGCCGAGCCCGCGCTGGTCTTCGACCTCGGCGGCAAGTTCGACAAGTCCTTCAACGAGGCCGCCCATATCGGCGCGACCCGCTGGAAGGAGGAAACCGGGGGCAGCTACAAGGAACTGGAAATGCAGTCCGAGGCCCAGCGCGAGCAGGCGCTGCGGCGGCTGGCCGAGTCCGGGCTGAACCCCATCGTGACCACGGGCTTCGCCTTTGGCGAGGTGCTGAACAAGGTGGCCCCCGACTATCCCGACACCCGCTTCGTCATCATCGACACGGTGGTGGACCAGCCGAACGTCCAGTCCAACGTCTATGCCGAACCCGAGGGGTCCTATCTCGCGGGGATTCTGGCGGGGATGGCGTCGCAGACCGGCACCGTCGGCTTCATCGGCGGCATGGACATCCCGCTGATCCACAAGTTCCGCTGCGGCTACGCCGAGGGCTTCAAGTCCGTGCGGCCGGACGGCAAGGTGATCACCAACTTCACCGGCACCACGCCTGCGGCCTGGAACGACCCTGTGAAGGGCGGCGAGCTTGCCCGCGCGCAGAAGGCGCAGGGCGCGGACGTGATCTATGCGGCGGCGGGCGGCACCGGCATCGGGGTCCTGCAGGCCGCGGCGGACGAGGGCATCCTGTCCATCGGCGTCGATTCCAACCAGAACCACCTGCATCCGGGCAAGGTGCTGACCTCGATGGTCAAGCGCGTGGACAATTCGGTCTACGAGGCGTTCACGGCGGGCGAGGCGGTCGAGCCGGGCGTCAAGCTGATGGACCTCAAGGCCGACGGCGTGGGTCTGGCGATGGATGAAAACAACGCGCCCCTCATCACGCCCGAGATGACCGCCGCCGTCGAGGAGGCCAAGGCCAAGATCATCGCCGGGGAAATCGTGCCGCATGACTACATGACCGACAACGCCTGCCCGGCGGACTGA
- a CDS encoding adenosylmethionine--8-amino-7-oxononanoate transaminase has product MSDSPVWRPFTQHATEPEPPVVRRTHGAIIETDHGLLIDAISSWWVITHGHSHPPIMQAIREASETLDQVIFAGLTHEPAESLARELVALAPKGLTRVFYSDSGSTSVEVALKMALGFWRNTGRPRHRIAVLQDGYHGDTIGTMSVGERGVFNAAYEPLMFAVDRLPFPEGDGAETLSAFEAMAAGGDMAAIILEPLVLGAGGMRMYDPQVLDGIRRICDRHGVLMIADEVMTGWGRTGRTWACDHAGVSPDILCTSKGLTGGAIPLAATLATEDIFQAHWSEDRSRTFFHSSSYTANPLACAAGLANARIWAADGMQAQLDAVAAMQAERLQAIARGSPFTNARQTGTIAAIDLRVDAAGYLAAVGPRLRAHALDRGVLLRPLGNTVYVMPPYCITADQLDQVWQAIADFAG; this is encoded by the coding sequence ATGAGCGACTCGCCCGTCTGGCGCCCCTTCACCCAGCACGCGACCGAGCCCGAGCCTCCGGTCGTGCGGCGCACCCATGGGGCGATCATCGAGACCGACCACGGCCTCCTGATCGACGCGATCTCAAGCTGGTGGGTCATTACCCACGGCCACAGCCATCCGCCCATCATGCAGGCGATCCGCGAAGCCTCGGAAACGCTGGATCAGGTGATCTTCGCCGGGCTGACCCATGAACCCGCCGAATCCCTTGCCCGCGAACTGGTGGCACTGGCGCCGAAGGGACTCACACGCGTCTTCTACTCCGACAGCGGCTCGACCAGCGTCGAGGTCGCGCTGAAGATGGCGCTGGGCTTCTGGCGCAATACCGGCCGCCCGCGCCACCGCATTGCCGTTCTGCAGGACGGCTATCACGGCGACACCATCGGCACCATGAGCGTGGGCGAGCGCGGCGTTTTCAACGCGGCCTACGAGCCGCTGATGTTCGCCGTGGACAGGCTGCCCTTCCCGGAAGGAGACGGCGCGGAAACCCTTTCCGCCTTCGAGGCGATGGCTGCGGGTGGCGACATGGCCGCCATCATCCTTGAACCGTTGGTGCTGGGCGCGGGCGGGATGCGGATGTATGACCCGCAGGTGCTGGACGGCATCCGCCGCATCTGCGACCGCCACGGCGTGCTGATGATCGCCGACGAGGTGATGACCGGCTGGGGCCGCACCGGCCGGACCTGGGCCTGCGATCACGCGGGGGTCTCGCCGGACATCCTCTGCACGTCCAAGGGCCTGACCGGCGGCGCGATTCCGCTGGCGGCCACGCTGGCGACCGAGGACATCTTTCAGGCCCACTGGTCCGAGGACCGCAGCCGCACATTTTTCCATTCCTCCAGCTACACGGCCAACCCCCTCGCCTGCGCGGCGGGGCTGGCGAACGCCCGCATCTGGGCGGCAGACGGGATGCAGGCGCAACTCGACGCGGTCGCTGCCATGCAGGCCGAGCGGCTGCAGGCAATCGCCCGTGGCAGCCCCTTCACCAACGCCCGCCAGACCGGCACCATCGCCGCCATCGACCTGAGGGTGGATGCGGCGGGCTATCTCGCCGCGGTGGGGCCGCGGTTGCGGGCCCATGCGCTGGATCGCGGTGTGCTGCTGCGGCCCTTGGGGAACACGGTCTATGTCATGCCGCCCTATTGCATCACGGCGGATCAGCTTGATCAGGTCTGGCAGGCCATCGCGGATTTCGCCGGCTGA
- the bioB gene encoding biotin synthase BioB translates to MNAPTVAPVTGRRHWTAAEARAVIDQPFMDLLFQAQTVHRQHFDPNRIQLSRLLSIKTGGCPEDCGYCSQSARHGSDLSASKLIEVQRVIAEAAKAKAAGATRYCMGAAWRSPKERDMGAVLAMVEGVKALGMETCMTLGMLDAGQARRLKDAGLDYYNHNVDTSESHYANVVTTRTYADRLETLAVVRDSGIKVCSGGIIGLGEGQQDRVEMLVTLANLPEPPESVPINLLIAIPGTPMENAAPVDPIAFIRTIALARIMMPQSHVRLSAGRTEMSDEMQALCFFAGANSIFMGDTLLTAANPGDDHDMKLLAKLGMQPMVAWEHAPEDVAAPAPGEMPVPILR, encoded by the coding sequence ATGAACGCTCCCACTGTTGCCCCCGTGACCGGACGCAGGCACTGGACCGCGGCCGAGGCGCGGGCCGTCATCGACCAGCCCTTCATGGACCTGCTGTTCCAGGCCCAGACGGTGCATCGCCAGCACTTCGACCCCAACCGAATCCAGTTGTCGCGGCTGCTGTCGATCAAGACCGGCGGTTGCCCCGAAGATTGCGGCTACTGCAGCCAGTCCGCGCGGCACGGCTCGGACCTGTCGGCCTCCAAGCTGATCGAGGTCCAGCGCGTGATTGCCGAGGCCGCGAAGGCCAAGGCGGCGGGCGCCACCCGCTACTGCATGGGCGCGGCCTGGCGCAGCCCCAAGGAACGCGACATGGGCGCGGTTCTCGCCATGGTGGAAGGCGTCAAGGCGCTGGGGATGGAGACCTGCATGACGCTGGGGATGCTGGACGCCGGACAGGCGCGGCGGCTGAAGGACGCGGGGCTGGATTACTACAACCACAACGTGGACACGTCCGAGTCGCATTACGCCAACGTGGTCACGACCCGAACCTATGCCGACCGGCTGGAGACGCTGGCGGTGGTGCGCGACAGCGGCATCAAGGTGTGTTCCGGCGGCATCATCGGCCTTGGCGAAGGCCAACAGGACCGCGTCGAGATGCTGGTGACGCTGGCGAACCTGCCCGAGCCGCCGGAGTCGGTGCCGATCAACCTGCTGATCGCCATTCCGGGAACTCCGATGGAAAACGCGGCCCCCGTCGATCCCATCGCCTTCATCCGCACGATTGCGCTGGCGCGGATCATGATGCCCCAAAGCCATGTGCGGCTGTCGGCGGGCAGGACCGAGATGTCGGACGAAATGCAGGCGCTGTGTTTCTTCGCGGGGGCGAACTCGATCTTCATGGGCGACACGCTGCTGACGGCGGCGAACCCCGGCGACGACCATGACATGAAGCTGCTGGCCAAGCTGGGGATGCAGCCGATGGTCGCCTGGGAACACGCGCCCGAGGACGTGGCCGCGCCCGCACCGGGCGAGATGCCGGTGCCGATCCTGCGGTGA
- a CDS encoding ABC transporter permease, with amino-acid sequence MTRLPRWADLVLVPLISLALAFAISALVILSIGQNPIEALRVMVTGALGSSYGWGYTLYYATNFIFTGLAVAVAAHAGLFNIGAEGQASLGGLGVALVALSLPWPHWGVALSAAMVGAALFGAMWAFVPAILQAKRGSHIVITTIMFNFLAAALLNWLLVNVLRPVGSMDPASARFPEGTQLPRVTDMAAAMGIEWGKSTPANISFLIALAACLLVWLLIWRTPLGYEIRAFGRSERAARYAGIRPTRIIVIAMMISGGLAGMMAINNVMGEAGRLLLNSAEGAGFIGIAVALMGRNHPVGIVLAALLFGFLYQGGAELALWTSIPRELIVVIQALVILFTGALDNMVRMPLNRLFGAR; translated from the coding sequence ATGACCCGCCTGCCCCGCTGGGCCGACCTCGTGCTGGTGCCGCTGATCTCGCTGGCCCTCGCCTTCGCGATCTCGGCGCTGGTGATCCTGTCCATCGGCCAGAACCCCATCGAGGCGCTGCGGGTGATGGTCACGGGGGCGCTTGGGTCCTCCTACGGCTGGGGCTACACGCTTTATTACGCGACGAACTTCATCTTCACTGGGCTCGCGGTGGCAGTGGCCGCCCACGCGGGGCTGTTCAACATCGGGGCCGAGGGGCAGGCGAGCCTTGGCGGGCTTGGCGTCGCTCTGGTGGCGCTGTCGCTGCCCTGGCCGCATTGGGGCGTGGCCCTGTCCGCCGCGATGGTGGGGGCGGCGCTGTTCGGGGCGATGTGGGCCTTCGTCCCGGCGATCCTGCAGGCGAAACGCGGCAGCCACATCGTCATCACGACGATCATGTTCAACTTCCTCGCCGCCGCGCTGCTGAACTGGCTGCTGGTCAACGTGCTGCGCCCCGTGGGCAGCATGGACCCGGCCTCGGCGCGCTTCCCCGAGGGCACGCAACTGCCGCGCGTGACCGACATGGCGGCGGCGATGGGGATCGAGTGGGGCAAGTCCACGCCGGCCAACATCAGCTTCCTCATCGCCCTTGCCGCCTGCCTGCTGGTCTGGCTGCTGATCTGGCGCACGCCGCTGGGCTACGAGATACGCGCCTTCGGCCGGTCCGAACGCGCCGCGCGCTATGCGGGCATCCGGCCCACGCGGATCATCGTCATCGCCATGATGATCTCGGGCGGGCTGGCCGGGATGATGGCCATCAACAACGTCATGGGCGAGGCCGGGCGGCTGCTTCTGAACAGCGCCGAGGGCGCGGGCTTCATCGGCATCGCCGTGGCGCTGATGGGGCGCAACCACCCGGTCGGCATCGTGCTGGCCGCGCTGCTGTTCGGGTTCCTCTACCAAGGCGGCGCGGAACTGGCGCTCTGGACCTCGATCCCGCGCGAGCTGATCGTGGTGATCCAGGCGCTGGTGATCCTGTTCACGGGGGCGCTGGACAACATGGTCAGGATGCCCCTCAACCGTCTGTTCGGCGCACGCTGA
- a CDS encoding 8-amino-7-oxononanoate synthase, protein MSVSAKDRLAPFRADLDAIAAGGRTRRLIGRAGVDFASNDYIGLAGSLRLANAVRRALEEGVPVGAAGSRLLRGNTEWHEGFEDTAARFFGAESALMLGGGYQANVAVLATLPQRGDLLLMDGLSHASTREGARLTRAEVAEFRHNDAGHAAEVIAGWRAKGGKGAVWICVESLYSMDGDRAPLDALAPLADREGFLVVDEAHATGVWGPDGRGLSHALEGRENVVTLHTLGKALGGSGAVLTLPRVLRDVIVNRGRPFIFATAPSPLMAVAATEALAILRDEPERRAALQGLIDLFTAELARRLPHLPPSGSQIAPLIVGAEEPTMRLAARLQSEGLDVRGIRPPTVPPGTCRLRVSLTLNARPADVTRLAEVLEDAWPAS, encoded by the coding sequence GTGAGCGTTTCTGCAAAGGACCGGCTCGCGCCCTTCCGCGCGGACCTCGACGCCATCGCGGCGGGCGGGCGGACGCGGCGGCTGATCGGGCGCGCGGGGGTGGATTTCGCGTCGAACGACTACATCGGCCTTGCGGGCTCGCTGCGGCTGGCCAATGCCGTGCGCCGCGCACTGGAGGAAGGCGTGCCGGTCGGCGCTGCCGGTTCCCGCCTGCTGCGGGGCAATACCGAGTGGCACGAGGGCTTCGAGGACACCGCCGCGCGCTTCTTCGGGGCCGAGTCCGCGCTGATGCTGGGCGGCGGCTATCAGGCCAACGTGGCGGTGCTGGCGACCCTGCCCCAGCGTGGCGACCTGCTGCTGATGGACGGGCTGTCCCATGCCTCGACGCGTGAGGGCGCGCGGCTGACCCGCGCCGAGGTTGCCGAGTTCCGCCACAACGATGCGGGCCACGCGGCCGAGGTGATCGCGGGCTGGCGCGCGAAGGGGGGCAAGGGCGCGGTCTGGATCTGCGTCGAAAGCCTTTACAGCATGGACGGCGACCGCGCGCCGCTGGACGCCCTCGCGCCGCTGGCCGACCGCGAGGGCTTCCTTGTGGTGGACGAGGCCCACGCCACCGGCGTCTGGGGGCCTGACGGACGCGGGCTGTCCCATGCGCTGGAAGGCCGCGAGAACGTCGTCACCCTGCACACGCTGGGCAAGGCGCTGGGCGGCTCGGGCGCGGTGCTGACCCTGCCGCGGGTCTTGCGGGACGTCATCGTGAACCGCGGGCGGCCCTTCATTTTCGCCACGGCTCCCTCGCCGCTGATGGCCGTGGCGGCGACCGAGGCGCTGGCGATCCTGCGTGACGAGCCCGAGCGGCGCGCGGCGCTGCAGGGCCTGATCGACCTGTTCACGGCGGAACTGGCGCGGCGGCTGCCGCATCTGCCGCCCTCGGGCAGCCAGATCGCGCCGCTGATCGTGGGGGCCGAGGAGCCCACGATGCGCCTCGCCGCCCGTTTGCAATCCGAGGGGCTGGACGTGCGCGGCATCCGCCCGCCAACCGTGCCCCCCGGCACCTGCCGCTTGCGGGTGTCACTGACGCTGAATGCCCGACCTGCCGATGTCACCCGGCTGGCCGAGGTGCTGGAGGACGCATGGCCCGCTTCGTGA
- the bioD gene encoding dethiobiotin synthase produces the protein MARFVITGTGTDIGKTVFAAGLTGLIGADYWKPVQTGVTGHGPAPKGSDAAFVHGMTGARIHGSLAILPVPLSPHRAAELAGVTLEPDTWTLPDADPLVIEGAGGVLVPITRQLLSADLFARWGIPVVLVATTGLGTISHSVTAVESLRARGVPVHGIAFVGDDNPDNIATIADLTGARVLGRLPRLDPLTPDALRAAMQAAFDPQDFT, from the coding sequence ATGGCCCGCTTCGTGATCACCGGCACCGGGACCGACATCGGCAAGACCGTCTTCGCCGCCGGGCTGACCGGACTGATCGGCGCGGATTACTGGAAGCCCGTGCAGACCGGTGTCACGGGGCATGGTCCCGCGCCAAAGGGCAGCGACGCCGCCTTCGTTCATGGGATGACCGGCGCGCGCATCCACGGCAGCCTCGCGATCCTGCCCGTGCCGCTGTCGCCCCATCGCGCGGCGGAACTCGCGGGCGTGACCCTGGAGCCGGACACCTGGACACTCCCCGACGCCGACCCGCTGGTGATCGAGGGGGCGGGGGGCGTGCTGGTGCCGATCACCCGGCAGCTTCTGTCGGCCGACCTCTTCGCCCGCTGGGGTATCCCCGTTGTGCTGGTGGCGACCACGGGACTGGGGACGATCAGCCACAGCGTCACCGCCGTCGAATCCCTGCGCGCGCGGGGCGTGCCCGTGCACGGCATCGCATTCGTGGGCGACGACAACCCCGACAACATCGCCACCATCGCCGACCTGACCGGCGCGCGGGTGCTGGGGCGGCTGCCGCGCCTTGATCCGCTGACGCCCGACGCCTTGCGCGCCGCGATGCAGGCCGCCTTCGACCCGCAGGATTTCACATGA
- a CDS encoding extracellular solute-binding protein produces MRILKFVKDFATGRRMRGILLGLATVAAMPLASAAEPSHALAMFGEPAQPPDLRQMPYANAAAPKGGMIRFAEPGNFDSLKPWVLKGNPAWAVGVHVAEPLMLRSLDEPFTLYCLLCETVETNQDRSWVAFTLRPEARFSDGSPVTVEDVIWSFQTLGTEGHPRYAGAWAKVASISRTGERSLRIEFSEQDRELPLLMGLRPVLKKAQWDGRDFAASSLEVPVGSGPYVVDRVDPGRSISFRRNPDYWGRDLPLTRGMHNFDTIRYDYFADSSAMFQAFKAGAVDVWREFSPVKWATEYNFPAMTSGRVVKSEIPHRRPSGIMGLAMNTRSPLFSDWRVREAMILAFNYRFINQTLTGGTDPRITSYFANSDLAMRPGPPEGREAALLAPFAAEVPPGTFQGYALPPGSDRMLDRASLREAMRLLAEAGWTVRDGVLRNAEGLVFAPEIVLNQSGSAMRAGSEVQQIVDIYTEALRPLGIEPRVTVLDSAQYVERTNRFAFDMSWYERGLSLSPGNEQALYWGSASADQQGSRNWMGVRSPAVDAMIAEAVNAETEARHVAAIRALDRLLTTGRYVIPVSYSPVSRIAHASWLRYPARPTEYGDWPGFLPDLWWSERADD; encoded by the coding sequence ATGCGAATCCTCAAGTTTGTTAAAGATTTCGCGACCGGGCGCCGAATGCGCGGCATCTTGCTGGGGCTGGCGACTGTTGCAGCGATGCCGCTGGCAAGTGCTGCCGAACCCTCCCATGCCCTTGCAATGTTTGGAGAACCGGCGCAGCCGCCGGACCTGCGGCAGATGCCCTACGCCAACGCCGCCGCCCCGAAAGGCGGAATGATTCGTTTCGCCGAACCCGGAAATTTCGATTCTCTCAAGCCCTGGGTTCTGAAAGGCAACCCGGCCTGGGCGGTCGGCGTGCATGTCGCGGAACCGCTGATGCTGCGGTCCCTGGACGAGCCTTTCACGCTGTATTGTCTTTTGTGCGAGACCGTTGAAACGAATCAGGACCGCTCTTGGGTCGCCTTTACGTTGCGTCCCGAGGCCCGGTTTTCCGACGGCTCGCCGGTCACGGTCGAGGATGTGATCTGGTCCTTCCAGACCTTGGGGACCGAGGGGCATCCGCGCTATGCCGGGGCTTGGGCCAAGGTCGCCTCGATCAGCCGGACGGGGGAACGCTCGCTCAGGATCGAGTTCTCGGAACAGGACCGAGAGCTTCCGCTGCTGATGGGACTGCGCCCGGTTCTGAAGAAGGCCCAGTGGGACGGCCGGGATTTCGCCGCCTCGTCGCTGGAGGTGCCGGTGGGGTCGGGGCCTTACGTCGTGGACCGGGTCGATCCGGGCCGGTCCATCAGCTTCCGCCGCAACCCCGACTACTGGGGGCGCGACCTGCCCCTGACGCGGGGGATGCACAACTTCGACACCATCCGCTACGATTATTTCGCCGACAGCAGCGCCATGTTTCAGGCTTTCAAGGCCGGGGCGGTCGATGTCTGGCGCGAATTCAGCCCGGTCAAATGGGCGACGGAATACAACTTCCCGGCCATGACCAGCGGCCGGGTCGTCAAGTCCGAGATCCCGCACCGCAGGCCATCCGGCATCATGGGGCTGGCGATGAACACCCGCTCGCCCCTGTTTTCCGACTGGCGGGTGCGCGAGGCGATGATCCTGGCCTTCAACTACCGCTTCATCAACCAGACCCTGACCGGCGGCACCGATCCCCGGATCACCAGCTATTTCGCCAATTCCGACCTTGCCATGCGCCCCGGCCCGCCCGAGGGGCGCGAGGCTGCGCTGCTGGCCCCCTTTGCGGCCGAGGTGCCGCCCGGCACCTTCCAGGGCTATGCCCTGCCGCCCGGTTCCGACCGGATGCTGGACCGCGCGTCGCTGCGCGAGGCGATGCGGCTGCTGGCCGAGGCGGGCTGGACCGTGCGCGACGGGGTTCTGAGGAACGCCGAGGGGCTGGTCTTCGCGCCTGAAATCGTGCTGAACCAGTCGGGCAGCGCCATGCGCGCCGGGTCCGAGGTCCAGCAGATCGTCGACATCTACACCGAGGCCCTGCGGCCGCTGGGGATCGAACCGCGCGTTACGGTGCTGGACAGCGCCCAGTATGTGGAACGCACCAACCGCTTCGCCTTCGACATGAGCTGGTATGAACGCGGGCTGTCGCTGTCGCCGGGCAACGAGCAGGCGCTTTACTGGGGATCGGCCAGCGCCGACCAGCAGGGTTCGCGCAACTGGATGGGGGTCAGGTCACCCGCGGTGGATGCGATGATCGCCGAGGCGGTGAACGCGGAAACCGAGGCCAGGCATGTCGCCGCCATCCGCGCGCTCGACCGGCTGCTGACCACGGGCCGCTATGTGATCCCGGTCAGCTATTCGCCGGTCAGCCGCATCGCCCATGCCTCGTGGCTGCGCTATCCGGCGCGGCCCACCGAATACGGCGACTGGCCGGGGTTCCTGCCGGACCTGTGGTGGTCGGAACGGGCGGACGACTGA
- a CDS encoding DUF2794 domain-containing protein, translated as MTVHPLPPPGPAPDVVSFDRQELGVILSLYGRMVAAGEWRDYGLSFLREMAVFSVFRRAAENPLYRIEKRPKLRNAQGMYSVVAMDGQILRRGHDLATVLRVLERKLIRPV; from the coding sequence ATGACGGTCCATCCCCTGCCTCCGCCCGGCCCCGCGCCCGATGTCGTTTCCTTCGACCGGCAGGAACTGGGGGTGATCCTGTCGCTTTACGGCCGGATGGTCGCGGCCGGGGAATGGCGCGACTACGGCCTGTCCTTTCTGCGCGAGATGGCGGTGTTCTCCGTCTTCCGCCGCGCGGCCGAGAACCCGCTTTACCGCATCGAGAAGCGGCCGAAGCTGAGGAATGCGCAGGGGATGTATTCGGTCGTGGCCATGGACGGCCAGATCCTGCGCCGCGGCCATGACCTGGCCACCGTTCTGCGCGTCCTGGAACGCAAGCTGATCCGTCCGGTCTGA
- a CDS encoding I78 family peptidase inhibitor has product MRALALLPLLALAACVQPILVPVEEPDTDQCNASALQGLIGQPATVLRDMMLKAGTRVINPGDAVTMDFRPDRMNIEIGASGRIEKVACY; this is encoded by the coding sequence ATGCGCGCGCTTGCCCTTCTTCCCCTGCTGGCGCTGGCCGCCTGCGTCCAGCCGATCCTCGTTCCGGTCGAGGAACCCGACACCGACCAGTGCAACGCCTCGGCGCTGCAAGGCCTGATCGGCCAGCCCGCCACCGTGCTGCGCGACATGATGCTGAAGGCCGGCACCCGGGTCATCAACCCCGGCGACGCGGTCACGATGGATTTCCGCCCCGACCGCATGAACATCGAGATCGGCGCCTCGGGCCGGATCGAGAAGGTCGCCTGCTACTGA